From Mycobacteriales bacterium, a single genomic window includes:
- a CDS encoding FtsX-like permease family protein: MSLRNLLAHKLRLVMSGIAIVLGVAFVAGTLIFTDTLGKTFKDLFAATSADVTVTKQPAFDSGLFGDSGGSSALDVPADLAAAIGKLPGVAAAHGYIQSDGVYVLDRAGKVVQTGGAPGVGIDWDPNEKLSALHLLDGSAPDAPGEIALDTKTVDKTGYHVGDRIRVLTPAGAVDARLTGVFRFGNTGGLAGASLTAFDAPQARQLFGNPGRVSGVSVLTDSGVSQQTVKHRIVEAIGPGYKVETKDERATSAADDIGKGLKFVNIFLLVFAGIALFVGSFIILNTFSMLVAQRTRELALLRALGASRSQVTRSVLYEALALGLVGSTVGLAVGFGIATGLRGIFGRFGLTLDGGLVLEPRTVLWAYVVGVVVTSLAAYLPARRAAKVPPVVAMRADAPLAERSLRRRTIIGAALLAVSVLAIVGGLTSADSNAGQAAGFVGLGSMLLVVAGIVLSPVLSRPFIRVVGRALPRLFGRPGSLARENALRNPRRTAATASALMIGLALVTAFSVLGASANSSVDALINESVGADFIVSSQTQQPFTAEIAQRVAKVDGVASVTRERFGQAEIDGKKTFFAAVDPGSLDQSLKLDYQSGSTAGLTGDGLLVDKVTAQARGWKVGTQVPVLFESGDRRTLTVGGIYAANQVVGQYVLPLDTFVATGGTTQDRFVYVDVRPGADAAAVRSGLDNALAGYPVVTLKDQTEFKSEQKAQVNQLLLIVNALLVLSILIAVLGIVNTLAMSVVERTREIGLLRAVGMSRRQLRRMVRLESVVISVYGALLGVVLGLVFGVSLVGTLASTGIKEMAIPGGNVVVFVVVAGLVGVLAAIWPARRAARLDVLQAIATE, encoded by the coding sequence GTGAGCCTGCGCAACCTGTTGGCGCACAAGCTGCGCCTGGTCATGTCGGGTATCGCGATCGTTCTCGGGGTCGCCTTCGTCGCCGGCACCCTGATCTTCACCGACACGCTCGGCAAGACGTTCAAGGACCTGTTCGCGGCAACCTCCGCCGACGTCACCGTGACGAAGCAACCGGCGTTCGACTCGGGCCTGTTCGGGGACAGCGGCGGAAGCAGCGCGCTCGACGTGCCCGCCGACCTGGCGGCGGCGATCGGCAAGCTGCCGGGCGTCGCGGCCGCCCACGGCTACATCCAGAGCGACGGCGTCTACGTGCTCGACCGGGCCGGCAAGGTGGTCCAGACCGGCGGAGCCCCCGGCGTCGGCATCGACTGGGACCCCAACGAGAAGCTGTCCGCCCTGCACCTGCTCGACGGCTCCGCCCCGGACGCCCCCGGAGAGATCGCACTCGACACGAAGACGGTCGACAAGACCGGCTACCACGTCGGCGACCGGATCCGGGTGCTCACCCCGGCCGGTGCGGTCGACGCCCGGTTGACCGGGGTGTTCCGGTTCGGCAACACCGGCGGTCTGGCCGGTGCCTCGCTGACCGCGTTCGACGCCCCACAGGCGCGGCAGCTGTTCGGCAATCCCGGCCGGGTCAGCGGCGTCAGCGTGCTCACCGACAGCGGCGTGAGCCAGCAGACCGTGAAGCACCGCATCGTCGAGGCGATCGGACCCGGCTACAAGGTCGAGACCAAGGACGAGCGCGCGACATCGGCCGCCGACGACATCGGCAAGGGCCTGAAGTTCGTCAACATCTTCCTCCTTGTCTTCGCCGGCATCGCGCTGTTCGTCGGCTCGTTCATCATCCTCAACACGTTCTCGATGCTGGTCGCCCAGCGCACCCGCGAGCTGGCGCTGCTGCGAGCCCTCGGAGCCAGCCGGTCGCAGGTGACCCGTTCCGTGCTCTACGAGGCGCTCGCGCTGGGGCTGGTGGGCTCGACGGTCGGCCTCGCCGTCGGCTTCGGCATCGCAACCGGACTGCGCGGCATCTTCGGGAGGTTCGGCCTCACCCTCGACGGTGGCCTCGTGCTCGAGCCGCGCACCGTCCTCTGGGCCTACGTCGTCGGCGTCGTCGTCACGAGCCTGGCGGCCTACCTCCCGGCGCGTCGCGCCGCCAAGGTGCCGCCGGTCGTCGCGATGCGGGCCGACGCGCCGCTCGCCGAACGCTCCCTGCGCCGGCGCACGATCATCGGGGCGGCCCTGCTCGCCGTCTCCGTGCTGGCGATCGTCGGCGGCCTGACCTCCGCCGACTCCAACGCCGGCCAGGCCGCCGGCTTCGTCGGGCTCGGCTCGATGCTGCTCGTCGTTGCGGGCATCGTCCTCAGCCCCGTGCTGTCGCGTCCGTTCATCCGCGTGGTCGGTCGGGCGCTCCCCCGGTTGTTCGGCCGGCCGGGGTCGCTGGCCCGCGAGAACGCTCTGCGCAACCCGCGGCGCACCGCGGCCACCGCCAGCGCACTGATGATCGGGCTCGCCCTGGTGACGGCGTTCTCGGTGCTCGGTGCGTCGGCCAACTCCTCGGTCGACGCGCTGATCAACGAGTCGGTGGGCGCCGACTTCATCGTGTCCAGCCAGACCCAGCAGCCGTTCACCGCGGAGATCGCCCAACGCGTCGCCAAGGTCGACGGCGTCGCCTCGGTCACCCGCGAACGCTTCGGCCAGGCGGAGATCGACGGCAAGAAGACGTTCTTCGCCGCCGTCGATCCCGGCTCGCTCGACCAGTCGCTCAAGCTGGACTACCAGTCCGGCTCGACCGCCGGTCTCACCGGCGACGGCCTGCTGGTCGACAAGGTGACCGCGCAGGCACGCGGCTGGAAGGTCGGCACCCAGGTGCCCGTGCTCTTCGAGAGCGGCGACAGGCGCACGCTGACGGTCGGCGGGATCTACGCGGCCAACCAGGTCGTCGGCCAGTACGTCCTGCCGCTCGACACGTTCGTCGCCACCGGGGGCACCACGCAGGACCGCTTCGTCTACGTCGACGTGCGTCCGGGAGCCGACGCGGCCGCGGTGCGGTCGGGGCTCGACAACGCCCTCGCGGGCTACCCGGTGGTCACGCTCAAGGACCAGACCGAGTTCAAGTCCGAGCAGAAGGCTCAGGTCAACCAGCTGCTGCTGATCGTCAACGCGCTGCTCGTGCTGTCGATCCTCATCGCGGTCCTCGGCATCGTGAACACCCTCGCGATGTCGGTGGTCGAGCGCACCCGCGAGATCGGGCTGCTGCGCGCCGTCGGGATGTCCCGCAGGCAGCTGCGCCGGATGGTGCGGTTGGAGTCGGTGGTCATCTCCGTCTACGGCGCACTTCTCGGCGTCGTGCTCGGGCTGGTGTTCGGGGTGTCGCTCGTCGGCACGCTCGCGAGCACGGGCATCAAGGAGATGGCGATCCCGGGCGGCAACGTCGTGGTCTTCGTCGTCGTGGCGGGTCTGGTCGGCGTGCTGGCCGCGATCTGGCCGGCTCGCCGTGCCGCGCGGCTCGACGTGCTGCAGGCGATCGCCACCGAGTAG
- a CDS encoding HAD family phosphatase codes for MSGVAAAVLFDMDGLLVDSEPLWTVAEEELAAEFGGVWSEQIKAAIVGTRLDVSVPAILEWYAVPPTPDRVEWAASFLLRRMVELFESELPLAPGAVTLLDALGARRVPVGLVSSSYRVLVEAALGQLGRERFAVTLAGDEVGHGKPHPEPYLTACAALGVDPAGCVVLEDAPSGIAAAEAAGCIAVAVPSVAAIVATPRRPVVESLADIDPDWLLSLPDHPAAV; via the coding sequence GTGAGCGGGGTCGCCGCCGCGGTCCTCTTCGACATGGACGGCCTGCTCGTCGACTCGGAGCCGCTCTGGACCGTTGCCGAGGAGGAGCTCGCCGCCGAGTTCGGCGGTGTCTGGTCGGAGCAGATCAAGGCGGCGATCGTCGGGACCCGGCTCGACGTCTCGGTGCCGGCGATCCTGGAGTGGTACGCCGTGCCGCCGACCCCCGACCGGGTCGAGTGGGCCGCGTCATTCCTGCTGCGACGGATGGTGGAGCTCTTCGAGTCCGAGCTGCCGCTGGCACCGGGCGCCGTGACGCTGCTCGATGCCCTCGGCGCCCGCCGGGTGCCGGTGGGCCTGGTCTCGTCCTCCTACCGCGTCCTCGTGGAGGCGGCGCTCGGGCAGCTCGGCCGGGAGCGGTTCGCGGTGACGCTGGCCGGTGACGAGGTCGGGCACGGCAAGCCGCACCCGGAGCCCTACCTGACGGCATGCGCCGCCCTGGGCGTCGACCCGGCCGGCTGCGTGGTGCTGGAAGACGCCCCCTCGGGGATCGCCGCGGCGGAGGCGGCCGGCTGCATCGCGGTCGCGGTGCCGAGCGTCGCGGCGATCGTCGCGACGCCTCGCCGCCCGGTGGTCGAGTCGCTGGCCGACATCGACCCCGACTGGCTGCTGAGCCTGCCGGACCACCCTGCGGCGGTCTGA
- the metH gene encoding methionine synthase: MSATSASLLRALSERVVVADGAMGTMLQAYDLSLDDFEGHEGCNEILNVSRPDVVRAIHDAYLDVGCDAVETNTFGANLANLGEYGIADRIHELALAGARIAREAADARSSDDRPRWVLGSVGPGTKLPTLGHVTYRELRDAYAAQVTGMIEGGVHAVLVETAQDLLQAKAAVNGARRAYAETGTRLPLFVQVTVETTGTMLLGSEIGAALTALEPLEIDLIGLNCATGPAEMSEHLRYLAQHARIGLSAMPNAGLPELTADGARYPLTPEQLADAHDTFTRDYGLALVGGCCGTTPEHLRLVVDRVHGRELRRREPVFEPSAASLYQPVPFRQDTTYLTIGERTNANGSKAFRDAMLAGQWDRCVEIAREQTRDGAHLLDVCIDYVGRDGVADMAEIAGRFATASTLPCVLDSTERDVVEAGLERLGGRCVVNSVNYEDGDGPDSRIARMMPLVREHGAAVVALTIDEEGQARTAEWKVRVADRLIDDLTTNWGMDVGDIIVDCLTFPIATGQEETRRDGLETIEAIRQVKARHPGVQTTLGVSNVSFGLNPAARQVLNSVFLHECVQAGLDSAIVHAAKILPLSRIPDEQREVALDLVHDRRREGYDPLERFLALFEGVDAQAARQSRAEELASLPLADRLQRRIIDGERGGLEADLDEAMGIGWSPLEIINEHLLEGMKVVGELFGSGQMQLPFVLQSAEVMKAAVAHLEPHMEATGESGKGTIVLATVKGDVHDIGKNLVDIILSNNGYRVVNLGIKQPVSAILDAADESAADAIGMSGLLVKSTVIMRDNLEEMNSRGLASRWPVLLGGAALTRAYVEHDLAELFDGEVRYARDAFEGLRLMDAVMAVKRGEPGAALPALRGPRVSARARVEETPPEEMPARSDVAVDAPIPTPPFWGDRVVKGIPLGDYAAMLDERATFLGQWGLRPSRGEGGPSYDDLVETEGRPRLRMWLERMQAERMVEAGVVYGYFPCVSKGDDLIVLGEDGGERTRFTFPRQRRDRHLCLADFFRPEESGETDVVCFQLVTVGSRISEVTAELFARDAYRDYLELHGLSVQLTEALAEFWHRRVRDELGIAGDDATSLDEVLAHQGYRGSRYSFGYPACPDLEERAKVVELLHPDRIGVTLSEGCQLHPEQSTDAIVVHHPEAKYFNAK; encoded by the coding sequence GTGTCCGCTACGTCCGCGTCGCTACTGCGCGCGCTCTCCGAGCGCGTGGTCGTCGCCGACGGTGCGATGGGCACCATGCTGCAGGCCTACGACCTCTCGCTCGACGATTTCGAGGGCCACGAGGGCTGCAACGAGATCCTGAACGTCAGCCGACCCGACGTCGTCCGCGCGATCCACGACGCCTACCTCGATGTCGGTTGCGACGCGGTCGAGACCAACACGTTCGGCGCCAACCTGGCCAACCTCGGCGAGTACGGCATCGCCGACCGCATCCACGAGCTGGCGCTCGCCGGCGCGCGGATCGCCCGCGAGGCGGCCGACGCCCGGTCGAGTGACGACCGGCCGCGCTGGGTGCTCGGCTCGGTCGGGCCCGGCACGAAGCTGCCTACCCTCGGCCACGTCACCTACCGGGAGCTGCGCGACGCCTATGCCGCGCAGGTGACCGGCATGATCGAGGGCGGCGTGCATGCCGTGCTCGTCGAGACCGCGCAAGACCTCCTGCAGGCCAAGGCGGCAGTCAACGGGGCGCGTCGGGCCTACGCCGAGACCGGCACCCGGCTCCCGTTGTTCGTGCAGGTGACCGTCGAGACAACCGGCACGATGCTGCTGGGCAGCGAGATCGGTGCGGCGCTGACCGCGCTCGAGCCGCTGGAGATCGACCTCATCGGGCTCAACTGCGCGACCGGCCCGGCGGAGATGAGCGAGCACCTGCGCTACCTCGCCCAGCACGCCCGCATCGGCCTGTCGGCGATGCCCAACGCCGGCCTGCCCGAGCTCACCGCCGACGGCGCCCGCTACCCGCTCACCCCCGAGCAGCTGGCCGACGCCCACGACACGTTCACCCGCGACTACGGGCTCGCCCTGGTCGGCGGTTGTTGCGGCACCACCCCCGAGCACCTGCGACTGGTGGTCGACCGGGTCCATGGCCGCGAGCTGCGGCGGCGCGAGCCGGTGTTCGAGCCGTCGGCCGCGAGCCTCTACCAGCCGGTGCCGTTCCGGCAGGACACGACCTACCTGACGATCGGCGAGCGCACCAACGCCAACGGCTCCAAGGCGTTCCGCGACGCGATGCTCGCCGGCCAGTGGGACCGCTGCGTCGAGATCGCCCGCGAGCAGACCCGCGACGGTGCCCACCTGCTCGACGTCTGCATCGACTACGTCGGCCGTGACGGCGTCGCCGACATGGCCGAGATCGCCGGCCGTTTCGCCACCGCCTCGACGCTGCCGTGCGTGCTCGACTCCACCGAGCGCGACGTCGTCGAGGCCGGGCTCGAGCGGCTCGGCGGCCGGTGCGTGGTCAACTCGGTCAACTACGAGGACGGCGACGGCCCCGACTCGCGGATTGCCCGCATGATGCCGCTGGTCCGCGAGCACGGCGCCGCCGTGGTCGCGCTCACCATCGACGAGGAGGGCCAGGCCCGCACGGCCGAGTGGAAGGTCAGGGTCGCCGATCGGCTCATCGACGACCTCACGACCAACTGGGGCATGGACGTCGGCGACATCATCGTCGACTGCCTGACCTTCCCGATCGCCACCGGTCAGGAGGAGACCCGCCGCGACGGGCTCGAGACGATCGAGGCCATCCGGCAGGTGAAGGCCCGCCACCCCGGCGTACAGACGACGCTCGGCGTGTCCAACGTGTCGTTCGGCCTGAATCCCGCCGCACGCCAGGTGCTCAACTCGGTCTTCCTGCACGAGTGCGTGCAGGCGGGCCTCGACTCGGCGATCGTGCACGCGGCCAAGATCCTGCCGCTGTCGCGGATCCCCGACGAGCAGCGCGAGGTCGCGCTCGACCTCGTCCACGACCGTCGCCGGGAGGGCTACGACCCGCTCGAGCGCTTCCTGGCGTTGTTCGAGGGCGTCGACGCGCAGGCGGCGCGGCAGTCGCGGGCCGAGGAGCTCGCCTCCCTCCCACTGGCCGATCGGCTGCAGCGGCGGATCATCGACGGTGAGCGGGGCGGCCTGGAGGCCGACCTCGACGAGGCGATGGGCATCGGCTGGTCGCCGCTGGAGATCATCAACGAGCACCTGCTCGAAGGCATGAAGGTCGTCGGCGAGCTCTTCGGCTCCGGGCAGATGCAGCTGCCGTTCGTGCTGCAGTCGGCCGAGGTGATGAAGGCTGCGGTCGCGCACCTCGAGCCGCACATGGAGGCGACCGGCGAGTCGGGCAAGGGCACGATCGTGCTCGCCACGGTCAAGGGCGACGTGCACGACATCGGCAAGAACCTCGTCGACATCATCCTGTCCAACAACGGCTACCGCGTCGTCAACCTCGGCATCAAGCAGCCGGTCTCGGCGATCCTCGACGCCGCCGACGAGAGTGCCGCCGATGCGATCGGCATGAGCGGGCTGCTCGTCAAGAGCACGGTGATCATGAGGGACAACCTCGAGGAGATGAACTCCCGCGGCCTCGCCTCCCGCTGGCCGGTGCTGCTCGGCGGCGCGGCGCTCACCCGGGCCTACGTCGAGCACGACCTCGCCGAGCTCTTCGACGGCGAGGTGCGCTACGCGCGCGACGCGTTCGAGGGGCTGCGGCTCATGGACGCCGTGATGGCGGTCAAGCGGGGTGAGCCCGGCGCCGCGCTGCCCGCGCTGCGGGGGCCGCGGGTCAGTGCCCGCGCGCGCGTCGAGGAGACCCCGCCGGAGGAGATGCCGGCCCGTTCCGACGTCGCGGTCGACGCGCCCATCCCGACGCCGCCGTTCTGGGGCGACCGGGTGGTCAAGGGCATCCCGCTCGGCGACTACGCGGCGATGCTCGACGAACGCGCGACGTTCCTCGGCCAGTGGGGGCTGCGGCCGTCGCGGGGCGAGGGCGGCCCGTCGTACGACGACCTGGTCGAGACCGAGGGGCGCCCGCGGCTGCGGATGTGGCTCGAGCGGATGCAGGCCGAGCGCATGGTCGAGGCCGGCGTGGTCTACGGCTACTTCCCGTGCGTCAGCAAGGGCGACGACCTCATCGTCCTCGGCGAGGACGGCGGGGAACGGACCCGCTTCACCTTCCCCCGGCAGCGTCGTGACCGGCACCTGTGCCTGGCCGACTTCTTCCGGCCCGAGGAGTCGGGGGAGACCGACGTCGTCTGCTTCCAGCTGGTGACGGTCGGCTCCCGGATCAGCGAGGTGACGGCGGAGCTGTTCGCCCGCGACGCCTACCGCGACTACCTCGAGCTGCACGGTCTGTCGGTGCAGCTGACCGAGGCGCTGGCGGAGTTCTGGCACCGGCGGGTGCGCGACGAGCTCGGCATCGCCGGCGACGACGCCACGTCGCTGGACGAGGTGCTGGCCCATCAGGGCTACCGCGGCTCGCGCTACTCGTTCGGCTACCCGGCCTGCCCGGACCTCGAGGAACGCGCCAAGGTCGTCGAGCTGCTGCACCCGGACCGCATCGGCGTGACGCTGTCCGAGGGCTGCCAGCTGCACCCCGAGCAGTCGACCGACGCGATCGTCGTCCACCACCCCGAGGCGAAGTACTTCAACGCCAAGTGA
- a CDS encoding universal stress protein has product MASYRTVLVGTDGSESSYRAVDRAAALARDAGATLVLLCAYQPLSDREKARAAAELGEQAYQVMGSNPAEDVLRDAAARAKTAGATDVRLEPVQGDPVDQIVASADRHGVDLVVVGNRGLHSLAGRLLGSVPANVSHRAKCDVLIVHTT; this is encoded by the coding sequence GTGGCCAGCTACCGCACGGTGCTCGTGGGGACCGACGGCTCCGAGTCGTCCTACCGCGCCGTCGACCGGGCGGCCGCGCTGGCGCGCGACGCCGGCGCCACGCTGGTGCTGCTGTGCGCCTACCAGCCGCTGTCCGACCGGGAGAAGGCGCGCGCGGCGGCCGAGCTCGGCGAGCAGGCCTACCAGGTCATGGGGTCCAACCCGGCGGAGGACGTGCTGCGTGACGCCGCGGCCCGCGCCAAGACGGCCGGCGCCACCGACGTGCGGCTGGAGCCGGTGCAGGGCGACCCGGTCGACCAGATCGTCGCCAGCGCCGACCGGCACGGCGTCGACCTCGTCGTCGTCGGCAACCGCGGCCTGCACAGCCTCGCCGGCCGGCTGCTGGGCTCGGTGCCGGCCAACGTCAGCCACCGGGCGAAGTGCGACGTGCTGATCGTGCACACCACCTGA
- a CDS encoding alpha/beta hydrolase: MPRALGRRTPVAGGIDVTLPGAGIRLGATRWPGAGPPIVLLHGLSSQRHFWDLVVPSLLGAPVVALDQRGHGDSESPDDSAPDFSQEAAADDVATALDALGLSRAVVVGHSWGASVALTFAARHAERALAVVAIDGGFTVPGDRELPREQLRQRMEPPRFALPPDELVGMLARGPLGPWWSEDLAAAVLPGFAVGDDGLARARLTFERHMRIVDTLLDFDPTALYAGVRCPVWLVSCEPLPTVERDARTVGWALRKEAGLQRATEALDAPRLQRWAGALHDVPLQWPALVAGLIGAAAQETRSARGAAAP; encoded by the coding sequence GTGCCACGCGCGCTCGGTCGGCGTACGCCGGTGGCCGGCGGCATCGACGTGACGCTGCCGGGCGCGGGGATCCGCCTCGGCGCCACCCGCTGGCCGGGCGCCGGCCCGCCCATCGTCCTGCTGCACGGGCTGTCGTCGCAGCGGCACTTCTGGGACCTCGTCGTCCCGAGCCTGCTGGGTGCGCCGGTGGTCGCGCTCGACCAGCGCGGCCACGGCGACAGCGAGTCGCCGGACGACAGCGCCCCGGACTTCTCGCAGGAGGCGGCGGCCGACGACGTGGCGACGGCGCTCGACGCGCTGGGGCTGTCTCGCGCGGTGGTCGTCGGCCACTCGTGGGGTGCGTCGGTTGCGTTGACGTTCGCCGCCCGGCACGCCGAGCGCGCGCTCGCCGTGGTCGCCATCGACGGCGGCTTCACCGTGCCCGGCGACCGCGAGCTGCCGCGCGAGCAGCTGCGGCAGCGCATGGAGCCGCCGCGGTTCGCGCTGCCGCCCGACGAGCTGGTCGGGATGCTCGCACGCGGGCCGCTCGGGCCCTGGTGGTCCGAGGACCTGGCGGCGGCCGTCCTGCCCGGCTTCGCGGTCGGGGACGACGGGCTGGCGCGGGCGCGGCTGACGTTCGAGCGGCACATGCGGATCGTCGACACGCTGCTCGACTTCGACCCGACGGCGCTCTACGCCGGTGTGCGGTGCCCCGTCTGGCTGGTGTCGTGCGAGCCGTTGCCGACCGTCGAGCGCGACGCCCGCACGGTGGGCTGGGCGCTGCGCAAGGAAGCGGGCCTGCAGCGAGCGACGGAGGCCCTCGACGCGCCTCGGCTGCAACGCTGGGCGGGGGCGCTGCACGACGTACCCTTGCAGTGGCCAGCACTGGTCGCCGGCCTCATCGGTGCTGCCGCCCAGGAGACCCGATCGGCACGAGGAGCCGCGGCACCGTGA
- a CDS encoding PAC2 family protein, producing the protein MTHDLPHLERPALIAAFEGWNDAADAATGAVEHLERVWGARPLAALDPDDYYDFQVNRPTVSLIDGVTRRIEWPTTRLSVASRDQDESLDRDVVLLRGLEPNMRWRGFCDELLGMAKELGVEFVVTLGALLSDSPHTRPVPVTGTASDQETADRLDLERSRYEGPTGIVGVFQDYCAHGGLPSVSLWAAVPHYVAQPPCPKATLSLLNRVEDVLGVGVPLGDLPEQARAWERGVDELAREDSEIGDYVRQLESREPETDLPEASGEAIAREFERYLRRRGENPGWPSPGDG; encoded by the coding sequence GTGACCCACGACTTGCCCCACCTGGAGCGGCCGGCGCTGATCGCGGCGTTCGAGGGGTGGAACGACGCGGCCGACGCGGCCACCGGCGCGGTCGAGCATCTGGAGCGGGTCTGGGGTGCCCGCCCGCTCGCGGCCCTCGACCCCGACGACTACTACGACTTCCAGGTCAACCGTCCGACCGTGTCGCTGATCGACGGGGTGACCCGGCGCATCGAGTGGCCGACCACCCGGCTGTCGGTCGCCTCCCGCGACCAGGACGAGAGCCTGGACCGCGACGTCGTCCTGCTGCGCGGCCTGGAGCCCAACATGCGCTGGCGCGGCTTTTGCGACGAGCTGCTCGGGATGGCGAAGGAGCTCGGCGTCGAGTTCGTCGTCACCCTCGGCGCGCTGCTGTCGGACTCGCCCCACACCCGCCCGGTGCCGGTGACGGGCACCGCGTCGGACCAGGAGACCGCGGACCGGCTCGACCTTGAGCGGTCCCGCTACGAAGGGCCGACCGGCATCGTCGGGGTCTTCCAGGACTACTGCGCCCACGGTGGCCTGCCGTCGGTCTCCCTGTGGGCGGCGGTGCCGCACTACGTGGCGCAGCCCCCGTGCCCGAAGGCCACGCTGTCGCTGCTCAACCGGGTCGAGGACGTGCTCGGCGTCGGCGTACCCCTCGGCGACCTCCCCGAGCAGGCGCGCGCCTGGGAGCGCGGCGTCGACGAGCTGGCCCGCGAGGACAGCGAGATCGGTGACTACGTGCGCCAGCTCGAGTCGCGGGAGCCCGAGACCGACCTGCCGGAGGCGAGCGGCGAGGCGATCGCGCGGGAGTTCGAGCGCTACCTGCGCCGGCGCGGGGAGAACCCCGGCTGGCCCAGCCCCGGCGACGGTTAG
- the mshC gene encoding cysteine--1-D-myo-inosityl 2-amino-2-deoxy-alpha-D-glucopyranoside ligase: MQSWAAVDVPHLPGRGPALQVFDTASQSLQEIEPGAGEPARMYVCGITPYDATHLGHAATYLSFDLLQRVWRDRGHRVHYVQNVTDVDDPLFERAAQTGDDWEQLGLREVELFRTDMAALRVLPPDDYVGAVEAIPRIVGLIERLCERGAAYELDGDVYFAADASPHFGQVSHLAPAAMVALSRERGGDPDRPGKKDPVDCLLWQARRPGEPAWESPFGPGRPGWHVECAAIALDRLGPTIDVQGGGNDLVFPHHELGAAEAHAATGEWPFARAFVHAGMVGLDGEKMSKSRGNLVFVHKLRAHTDPMAVRLALLAHHYRGDWHWSLDDLPAGERRLDTWRAGVRRPSGPDGAALLAEVRAALAADLDAPQALAAVDRWAAGDGADAGAPAMVRDTVDALLGVAL, from the coding sequence ATGCAGTCCTGGGCCGCCGTCGACGTGCCTCACCTGCCCGGCCGCGGTCCGGCGCTGCAGGTCTTCGACACGGCCTCGCAGTCGCTCCAGGAGATCGAGCCGGGCGCAGGTGAGCCCGCGCGGATGTACGTCTGCGGCATCACGCCCTACGACGCGACCCACCTCGGCCACGCCGCCACCTACCTGTCCTTCGACCTGCTCCAGCGGGTCTGGCGCGACCGCGGTCACCGGGTGCACTACGTGCAGAACGTCACCGACGTCGACGACCCGCTCTTCGAGCGCGCCGCGCAGACCGGCGACGACTGGGAGCAGCTCGGGCTGCGCGAGGTCGAGCTGTTCCGCACGGACATGGCCGCGCTGCGCGTCCTGCCGCCCGACGACTACGTCGGTGCGGTCGAGGCGATCCCACGCATCGTCGGGTTGATCGAGCGGCTGTGCGAGCGGGGGGCTGCCTATGAGCTCGACGGCGACGTCTACTTCGCGGCCGACGCATCACCGCACTTCGGCCAGGTGAGCCATCTCGCCCCGGCGGCGATGGTCGCGCTCTCGCGCGAGCGCGGCGGCGATCCCGACCGGCCGGGCAAGAAGGACCCGGTCGACTGCCTGCTCTGGCAGGCCCGGCGCCCGGGCGAGCCGGCGTGGGAGTCGCCGTTCGGGCCCGGCCGGCCCGGCTGGCACGTCGAGTGCGCCGCGATCGCGCTCGACCGGCTCGGCCCCACGATCGACGTGCAGGGCGGGGGCAACGACCTCGTCTTCCCGCACCACGAGCTCGGCGCCGCCGAGGCACACGCCGCGACCGGCGAGTGGCCCTTCGCCCGGGCCTTCGTCCACGCCGGCATGGTCGGCCTCGACGGTGAGAAGATGTCGAAGTCCCGGGGCAACCTCGTCTTCGTGCACAAGCTGCGCGCCCACACCGACCCGATGGCGGTGCGGCTCGCGCTCCTCGCCCATCACTACCGGGGTGACTGGCACTGGTCGCTCGACGACCTGCCGGCAGGGGAGCGGCGGCTGGACACGTGGCGCGCCGGCGTACGCCGACCCAGCGGCCCCGACGGCGCGGCGCTGCTCGCCGAGGTGCGGGCGGCGCTGGCAGCCGACCTCGACGCCCCGCAGGCGCTGGCCGCCGTCGACCGCTGGGCCGCGGGGGACGGCGCCGACGCCGGGGCGCCGGCGATGGTGCGCGACACGGTCGACGCGCTGCTCGGCGTCGCGCTCTAG